In Fluviicola taffensis DSM 16823, the following are encoded in one genomic region:
- a CDS encoding aconitate hydratase encodes MAVFDLDMIKAVYEKYPSRIDAARKVVNRPLTLTEKILYAHLWDGAATVTHERGKSYVDFAPDRVTMQDATAQMALLQFMQAGKPKVAVPSTVHCDHLIQAKVGADADLQRSLNENNEVFQFLSSISNKYGIGFWKPGAGIIHQVMLENYAFPGGMMIGTDSHTVNGGGLGMIAIGVGGADAVDVMAGMAWELKFPKLIGVKLTGRLNGWTSAKDVILKVADILTVKGGTGAVVEYFGDGAISLSATGKGTICNMGAEIGATTSTFGYDDSMRRYLTATGRAEVVALADTIAEHLTGDPEVYTDPTKYFDELIEIDLNTLEPHINGPFTPDRGTPVSKMRSEAEANGWPMKIEWGLIGSCTNSSYEDMSRAASIVEQAVKHGITPKAEFGINPGSEQVRYTIERDGIIATFEKMGTKVFTNACGPCIGQWDRDGADKQEKNTIVHSFNRNFSKRADGNPNTHAFVTSPEMVAALAISGDLGFNPLTDTLTNDKGEQVKLLPPHGDELPTKGFDVEDPGYQAPAEDGSGVQVIVKMDSTRLQLLESFPLWDGQNIHGAKLLIKAFGKCTTDHISMAGPWLRYRGHLDNISNNMLIGAENAFNGKANEVVNQLTGSTGEVPAVARAYKAAGIPSIVVGDHNYGEGSSREHAAMEPRHLGVRAVIVKSFARIHETNLKKQGMLGLTFSNEADYDKIKEDDTFNFIDLVEFAPGKQLTLELVHADGSRENIKLNHTYNAQQIDWFKAGSALNLIKLENHSG; translated from the coding sequence ATGGCTGTATTTGATTTAGATATGATTAAGGCAGTGTACGAGAAATATCCTTCTCGTATTGATGCTGCCCGCAAAGTGGTAAATAGACCACTGACTTTAACCGAAAAAATTCTTTATGCTCACCTTTGGGATGGAGCTGCAACTGTTACTCACGAACGTGGGAAGTCGTATGTGGATTTCGCTCCAGATCGTGTGACGATGCAAGATGCAACCGCTCAGATGGCTTTGTTGCAATTCATGCAAGCTGGAAAGCCAAAAGTTGCTGTACCTTCAACGGTGCATTGCGACCACTTGATTCAGGCAAAAGTAGGTGCTGATGCCGATTTGCAACGCTCATTGAATGAAAACAACGAGGTATTCCAATTCTTGTCGTCTATCTCGAATAAATACGGAATCGGTTTCTGGAAACCGGGAGCAGGAATCATTCATCAGGTGATGTTGGAAAATTACGCCTTCCCTGGTGGAATGATGATTGGAACAGATTCTCACACTGTAAATGGTGGAGGACTTGGTATGATCGCCATTGGAGTTGGTGGTGCCGACGCAGTTGACGTAATGGCTGGAATGGCTTGGGAGTTGAAATTCCCGAAACTAATCGGAGTTAAATTAACTGGACGTTTAAACGGATGGACTTCTGCAAAAGATGTGATTCTGAAAGTTGCTGATATTCTAACTGTAAAAGGTGGGACAGGAGCAGTTGTGGAATATTTTGGCGACGGAGCAATTTCGCTTTCTGCTACTGGAAAAGGAACCATCTGTAACATGGGTGCTGAAATTGGTGCTACAACTTCTACCTTCGGTTATGACGATTCGATGCGTCGTTACTTGACGGCTACTGGTCGTGCGGAAGTAGTTGCGTTGGCTGATACGATCGCAGAGCATTTAACCGGTGATCCCGAAGTTTACACAGATCCAACCAAATACTTCGATGAATTAATCGAAATTGATTTAAATACCTTAGAGCCACATATCAACGGACCATTTACGCCAGATCGCGGAACGCCAGTTTCTAAAATGAGATCCGAAGCGGAAGCAAATGGCTGGCCAATGAAAATAGAGTGGGGTCTTATTGGATCTTGTACCAACTCCTCCTACGAAGACATGTCTCGCGCAGCTTCCATTGTGGAGCAAGCCGTGAAACATGGAATTACACCAAAAGCAGAATTCGGAATCAATCCAGGATCGGAACAAGTTCGCTACACGATTGAGCGCGATGGAATCATTGCAACCTTTGAGAAAATGGGAACGAAAGTGTTCACCAATGCGTGCGGACCTTGTATTGGACAATGGGATCGTGACGGAGCAGACAAACAAGAGAAAAATACCATCGTTCACTCGTTCAACCGGAACTTCTCGAAAAGAGCAGACGGTAACCCCAATACACATGCATTCGTAACATCGCCTGAAATGGTTGCTGCGTTGGCAATCTCTGGTGATTTAGGATTCAATCCGCTGACAGATACGTTAACGAACGACAAAGGAGAACAAGTAAAATTGCTTCCTCCGCATGGAGACGAGCTTCCAACTAAAGGATTCGACGTAGAAGATCCAGGATACCAAGCTCCAGCTGAAGATGGTTCAGGAGTTCAGGTCATTGTAAAGATGGACTCCACGCGCTTGCAGTTATTGGAATCGTTCCCGCTTTGGGACGGACAAAATATTCATGGAGCAAAATTGCTGATCAAAGCATTCGGGAAATGTACGACCGACCACATTTCAATGGCTGGTCCGTGGTTGCGCTACCGTGGTCACTTGGATAACATTTCCAATAACATGTTGATTGGTGCTGAAAACGCATTCAACGGAAAAGCAAACGAAGTGGTGAATCAATTAACGGGTTCAACGGGTGAAGTTCCTGCTGTAGCTCGTGCATACAAAGCTGCTGGAATTCCTTCCATCGTTGTGGGAGATCACAATTACGGAGAAGGTTCTTCCCGTGAGCATGCTGCCATGGAACCACGTCATTTGGGTGTTCGTGCGGTAATCGTGAAATCATTTGCGCGTATCCACGAAACAAATCTGAAAAAACAAGGAATGCTTGGTTTGACTTTCTCCAATGAAGCAGATTACGATAAAATCAAAGAAGATGATACATTCAATTTCATTGACTTGGTTGAGTTTGCTCCTGGAAAACAATTGACTTTGGAATTGGTTCATGCAGATGGTTCTAGAGAAAATATCAAATTAAATCATACATACAATGCCCAACAAATTGATTGGTTCAAAGCAGGATCAGCCTTGAATTTGATTAAGTTGGAGAATCATAGTGGGTAG
- a CDS encoding type II toxin-antitoxin system HicA family toxin, whose amino-acid sequence MGNNRPVKTTCFLKYLASKKCIEKRTKGSHTQFKCGSCWQSITVRKADKEIPALHIKTNCQTLGVTIEDFYKWAADNC is encoded by the coding sequence ATGGGAAATAACCGACCTGTAAAAACCACTTGCTTCCTGAAATATTTAGCATCTAAAAAATGTATTGAAAAGCGAACAAAAGGTTCACATACTCAATTCAAATGTGGCAGTTGTTGGCAATCAATTACAGTTCGAAAAGCAGACAAGGAAATACCTGCACTTCATATTAAAACAAATTGTCAAACATTAGGAGTTACCATTGAAGATTTTTACAAATGGGCAGCCGATAATTGCTAA
- a CDS encoding bifunctional aconitate hydratase 2/2-methylisocitrate dehydratase — protein sequence MNTYQEYLQEIEERKTQGLHPKPIDGADLLSEIITQIKDVNNTNRPDSLKFFIYNVLPGTTSAAIVKARFLKEIILGESLVAEITPAFAFELLSHMKGGPSIEVLLDLALTHKDSVAKEAAAVLKTQFFLYDADTDRLKEAFKNGNEIAREILESYAKAEFFTKLPAIAEEIKVVTFIAGEGDISTDLLSPGNQAHSRSDRELHGKCMITPEAQAEIQALQAQHPDKSVMLIAEKGTMGVGSSRMSGVNNVALWTGKQASPYVPFVNFMPIVGGTNGISPIFLTTVDVTGGIGLDLKNWVKKLDADGNIVRNENNEPVLEQAYSVATGTVLTINTKTKKLYNGDQELIDISKAFTPQKLEFIKAGGSYAIVFGKKIQTFAAKTLGIDTPLVFAPSKEISVEGQGLTAVEKIFNRNAVGITPGKVLHAGSDTRVEVNIVGSQDTTGLMTAQELEAMAATVISPIVDGAYQSGCHTASVWDKKAQANIPKLMSFMNNFGLITARDPKGVYHAMTDVIHKVLNDITIDEWAIIIGGDSHTRMSKGVAFGADSGTVALALATGEASMPIPESVKVTFKGTMAEYMDFRDVVHATQAQMLHTFGGENVFQGRIIEVHLGTLTADQAFTFTDWSAEMKAKASICISEDDTLIESLEIAKSRIQIMIDKGMDNQKQVLQGLINKANKRIAEIKSGEKPALTPDANAKYYAEVVVDLDLIAEPMIADPDVNNKDVSKRYTHDTIRPLSFYGGDKKVDLGFIGSCMVHKGDMKILAQMLKNVEAQNGKVEFKAPLVVAPPTYNIVDELKAEGDWEVLQKYSGFEFDDNAPKGAARTQYENMLYLERPGCNLCMGNQEKAEKGDTVMATSTRLFQGRVVEDTDGKKGESLLSSTPVVVLSTILGRTPSIEEYKKAVEGINLTKFAPSHKLLVN from the coding sequence ATGAATACCTATCAAGAATATCTTCAGGAAATTGAAGAGAGAAAAACACAGGGGCTTCACCCGAAGCCGATTGATGGCGCAGACTTATTAAGCGAAATCATCACACAGATCAAAGATGTGAATAACACCAATCGACCAGATTCGTTGAAGTTTTTCATTTACAATGTGTTGCCTGGAACTACAAGTGCAGCTATTGTGAAGGCGCGGTTTTTAAAGGAGATTATTCTTGGAGAATCCCTTGTTGCTGAAATTACACCCGCTTTTGCTTTTGAGTTATTGTCTCACATGAAGGGTGGTCCTTCTATTGAAGTGTTACTTGATTTGGCTTTAACGCATAAAGATTCTGTTGCGAAAGAAGCTGCTGCTGTACTTAAAACACAGTTTTTCTTGTATGATGCGGATACAGACCGTCTAAAGGAGGCATTTAAAAACGGAAACGAAATCGCTAGAGAGATTCTTGAGAGTTACGCGAAGGCTGAATTTTTCACGAAACTTCCTGCGATAGCTGAAGAAATTAAGGTCGTTACATTCATCGCTGGTGAAGGGGATATTTCTACGGATTTACTTTCTCCTGGAAACCAAGCTCACTCGCGTTCAGATCGCGAATTGCATGGTAAATGCATGATTACTCCTGAAGCACAAGCAGAAATTCAAGCTTTACAAGCACAACATCCAGATAAAAGTGTGATGTTGATTGCTGAAAAAGGGACGATGGGTGTAGGTTCATCCAGAATGTCGGGTGTAAATAACGTGGCACTTTGGACAGGTAAACAAGCTAGTCCGTACGTTCCATTTGTAAACTTTATGCCAATTGTTGGAGGTACAAACGGAATTTCTCCGATTTTCTTGACAACCGTTGATGTGACTGGTGGTATCGGTTTGGATTTGAAGAACTGGGTGAAAAAACTGGATGCAGATGGAAACATCGTTCGTAATGAAAATAACGAACCTGTTTTGGAACAAGCATATTCTGTTGCAACAGGAACAGTGCTTACAATTAATACAAAAACGAAAAAATTATACAACGGCGATCAAGAGTTGATCGATATTTCGAAGGCATTTACTCCTCAGAAATTGGAATTCATCAAAGCGGGTGGATCGTATGCAATTGTTTTCGGGAAAAAGATTCAAACATTCGCAGCTAAAACATTGGGTATAGATACTCCATTGGTGTTTGCTCCATCGAAAGAAATTTCGGTTGAAGGGCAAGGTTTGACTGCCGTTGAAAAAATATTCAATAGAAATGCGGTTGGAATCACTCCAGGGAAAGTATTGCATGCTGGATCTGATACGCGTGTAGAAGTAAATATTGTTGGTTCGCAAGATACAACTGGTTTGATGACTGCTCAGGAATTGGAAGCGATGGCTGCTACGGTTATTTCGCCAATTGTTGATGGTGCATACCAAAGTGGATGTCACACTGCTTCTGTTTGGGATAAAAAAGCACAGGCAAATATTCCGAAACTCATGAGTTTCATGAATAACTTCGGATTGATTACTGCTCGTGACCCGAAAGGAGTTTATCACGCTATGACAGATGTGATTCACAAAGTATTGAATGATATTACAATCGATGAATGGGCAATCATCATTGGTGGTGACTCTCATACACGAATGTCGAAAGGGGTTGCTTTTGGAGCAGATTCTGGTACAGTTGCACTTGCATTGGCTACTGGTGAAGCTTCCATGCCGATTCCTGAATCTGTAAAAGTGACTTTCAAAGGAACGATGGCAGAATATATGGATTTCCGGGATGTGGTTCATGCTACGCAAGCTCAGATGCTTCATACATTTGGTGGAGAAAACGTATTCCAAGGTCGAATCATTGAAGTTCATTTGGGAACATTGACCGCTGACCAAGCATTCACGTTTACGGATTGGTCTGCTGAAATGAAAGCAAAAGCATCTATTTGTATTTCTGAGGATGATACCTTGATCGAATCATTGGAGATTGCGAAGAGCAGAATTCAGATTATGATTGATAAAGGCATGGATAATCAGAAGCAAGTGCTTCAAGGATTGATTAATAAAGCGAACAAAAGAATCGCTGAAATCAAATCAGGAGAAAAACCTGCTCTTACTCCAGATGCAAATGCGAAGTATTACGCGGAAGTAGTTGTTGATTTGGATTTGATTGCAGAGCCAATGATTGCCGATCCAGATGTAAATAATAAAGACGTTTCAAAACGCTATACCCACGATACAATCAGACCATTGTCTTTCTATGGTGGAGATAAAAAAGTAGATCTTGGATTCATCGGTTCGTGTATGGTTCACAAAGGTGATATGAAAATACTTGCTCAAATGTTGAAAAACGTGGAAGCACAAAACGGGAAAGTTGAATTCAAAGCTCCGTTAGTAGTTGCTCCTCCAACGTATAACATCGTAGATGAATTAAAGGCTGAAGGTGACTGGGAAGTTTTACAGAAATACTCCGGTTTCGAATTCGACGACAATGCTCCGAAAGGCGCTGCTCGTACGCAATACGAAAACATGTTGTACTTGGAACGTCCAGGATGTAATTTGTGCATGGGTAACCAGGAAAAAGCAGAAAAAGGAGATACCGTTATGGCCACTTCTACACGTCTTTTCCAAGGAAGAGTTGTGGAAGATACAGATGGTAAAAAAGGAGAATCCTTGCTTTCGTCTACACCAGTTGTTGTTTTGTCAACCATTCTTGGTAGAACTCCATCCATTGAAGAATACAAGAAAGCGGTAGAAGGAATTAACTTAACGAAGTTTGCTCCATCACATAAGTTGTTGGTGAATTGA
- a CDS encoding T9SS type A sorting domain-containing protein: protein MKRTHYLLSAFILFVSGTTYAQIPTTGLIFENHFEGDFDAALPINAVIDTNESYNYNLGEDVDGNQDSALELFIGDGNPRLVYNNLVNDLQTTNANNQGITLYCTAKFDSAFLANAAVNSYHSILYNGQQFIRVQKTNQSNPYTIQFGVLDNNTESGTFGYTITGQVTSLAEITQWRGYALTYYKNASGGILDGYFGNAITNHLEMPSAANLTFGAADTSFYIGTNFQNMSFQGWIDDVLLYERALSRIEIENINNFYGTASLAENKSLDLNLYPNPASTHLNLTTEQEVAYTITSTIGVVVKTGKLAAHESISIEELESGNYFLSVQQNDTYQTVSFVKN, encoded by the coding sequence ATGAAAAGAACACATTACTTACTGAGTGCATTCATCCTGTTTGTTTCAGGAACCACTTATGCTCAAATACCTACCACCGGATTGATCTTCGAGAATCATTTTGAAGGTGATTTTGATGCGGCGTTGCCTATCAATGCCGTCATTGATACGAACGAAAGTTACAACTACAACCTTGGTGAAGATGTAGACGGAAATCAGGATTCAGCACTTGAACTATTTATTGGCGACGGAAATCCCCGCCTGGTTTATAACAACCTGGTAAATGACCTTCAAACAACCAATGCCAACAACCAGGGAATCACCCTTTATTGCACAGCCAAATTTGACAGTGCTTTTTTAGCAAATGCAGCGGTCAATTCCTATCATTCTATTTTGTACAACGGTCAACAATTTATCCGTGTACAAAAGACCAATCAAAGTAATCCGTATACCATTCAATTTGGTGTTTTAGATAATAATACTGAATCAGGCACTTTTGGTTATACGATTACCGGTCAGGTTACTTCTTTAGCAGAAATCACCCAATGGCGTGGCTATGCATTGACTTACTACAAGAATGCATCCGGAGGAATTCTGGACGGCTATTTTGGAAATGCTATCACCAATCATTTGGAAATGCCTTCGGCAGCAAACCTAACGTTCGGAGCGGCTGACACCTCGTTTTATATTGGGACCAATTTCCAGAACATGAGTTTCCAGGGCTGGATCGATGATGTTTTACTTTATGAACGTGCATTGAGCAGAATAGAAATCGAAAACATCAACAACTTTTATGGAACGGCAAGTCTTGCAGAAAACAAGTCCCTGGATTTGAATCTTTATCCAAATCCCGCTTCAACTCATTTAAACCTCACAACAGAACAGGAAGTTGCATACACCATCACCTCCACCATCGGTGTTGTGGTGAAAACAGGAAAGCTGGCTGCTCATGAAAGCATTTCCATCGAAGAACTTGAATCCGGAAACTACTTTCTTTCCGTTCAGCAAAACGATACTTATCAGACCGTTTCATTCGTGAAAAATTAA